CCCCGCCGACGAAACGGGCCACGCCCCGCACGACCAGGATCCGCACCCGGGAGGCTCCGCATGAACGAGCGCAGCATGGGGGTCCCCCCGGCCGGAGGCCGGGGGAGAACGATGAAGAGGTGCGCGCTGAGCGAATGCGAGGCCGAGCGAAGCGAGGTTGCGGCATGAGCGGTACGTCCGACGGCGCAGGTGCCGTTACCGCGCCCCCCGCGGCGGGCGTCCAGATCCCCGAGGAGCCGCCGCCGCACGGCCTGGGCGTCTCGCTGCCGCCCGCCGACGCGCCGGCGAAGACCGAGGGCACCTTCCCGTACGCCGCCGACCTGTGGGCCGAAGGGCTGCTGTGGGCCGCGGTGCTGCGCTCGCCGCATCCGCGCGCGCGGATCCTGTCCATCGACACGAAGCACGCGGTGGAGATGCCAGGTGTACGCGTCGTCGTCACGCACGAGGACGTGCCCGGTGACGCGGGGCACGGCCGGGGCACCGCCGACCGCCCGGTGTTCGCCAAGGACGAGGTCCGCCACCACGGTGAGCCGATCGCCGCGGTGGCCGCCGAGCACCCCGACACGGCACGGCTGGCCGCCGCCGCCATCGCCGTCGAGTACGAGGTCCTGGACGCGGTCACCGACCCCCAACTGGCCTTCGAGGCCGAGCCGCTGCACCCGGACGGCAACCTCATCCGGCACATCCCGCTCCGCTTCGGCGACGCCGAGGCCATGGGCGAGGTGATGGTCGAGGGGCTCTACCGGATCGGCCGGCAGGACCCGGCGCCCATCGGGGCCGAGGCCGGGCTCGCGGTGCCGCGCCCCGACGGCGGCGTGGAGATCTACACCGCCTCCACGGACCCGCACACCGACCGCGATCTGGCCGCCGCCTCCTTCGGCCTCGAACCGGAGCAGGTCAAGGTCGTGGTGACCGGTGTCCCCGGCGCCACCGCCGACCGCGAGGACCCCGGCATCCAGCTCTCGCTCGGACTGCTGGCGCTGCGTACGGGCTGCCCCGTCAAGCTCGCCGCCACCCGGGAGGAGTCCTTCCTCTCGCACGCCCACCGCCACCCCACGCTGCTGCGCTACCGCCACCACGCGGACGCCGACGGCAAGCTGGTCAAGGTGGAGGCACAGATCCTCATGGACGCCGGCGCCTACGCCGACACCTCGGCCGATGCGCTCGCCGCCGCCGTCTCCTTCTCCTGCGGCCCGTACGTCGTCCCGCACGCCGTTGTGGACGGCTGGGCGGTGCGCACCAACAACCCGCCGTCCGGCCATGTGCGCGGCGAGGGCGCGATGCAGGTCTGCGCCGCCTATGAGGGCCAGATGGACAAGCTGGCCGCCCGGCTGGGCCTGGAGCCCGACGAGATCCGGCTGCGCAACGTCATGGCCACCGGCGATCTGCTCCCCACGGGACAGACCGTGACCTGCCCCGCCCCGGTCGCCGAACTCCTGCACGCCGTCAAGGAAGCGCCGCTTCCCGAGCTGCCCAAGGATGCGCCCGAAGCGGAGTGGCTGCTGCCGGGCGGGCCCGAAGGGGCGGGCGAGCCGGGCGCGGTACGCCGCGGCGTCGGCTATGGCCTGGGCATGGTGCACATGCTGGGCGCGGAGGGCGCCGACGAGGTCTCCACCGCGACCGTCAAGGTCAGCGGCTCGGTCGCCACCGTCATCTGCGCCGCCGTCGAGACCGGCTCCGGGTTCTCCACGCTGGCGCGGCAGATCGTGCAGGAGACGCTCGGCATCGAGGAAGTGCATGTCGCGGGCGTCGACACCGACCAGCCGCCGGCCGGACCGGCCTGCCACGGGCGGCACACCTGGGTCTCCGGCGGCGCCGTCGAGCGGGCCGCCAAGATGGTCCGTACCCAGCTGCTGCAGCCGCTGGCCCACAAGTTCGGGATGTCCACCGAGCTGCTGCAGATCAACGACGGCAAGATCACCTCTTACGACGGAGTGCTCAGCACCACCGTTTCCGAGGCGCTGGACGGCAAGG
This genomic stretch from Streptomyces nigrescens harbors:
- a CDS encoding xanthine dehydrogenase family protein molybdopterin-binding subunit, translating into MSGTSDGAGAVTAPPAAGVQIPEEPPPHGLGVSLPPADAPAKTEGTFPYAADLWAEGLLWAAVLRSPHPRARILSIDTKHAVEMPGVRVVVTHEDVPGDAGHGRGTADRPVFAKDEVRHHGEPIAAVAAEHPDTARLAAAAIAVEYEVLDAVTDPQLAFEAEPLHPDGNLIRHIPLRFGDAEAMGEVMVEGLYRIGRQDPAPIGAEAGLAVPRPDGGVEIYTASTDPHTDRDLAAASFGLEPEQVKVVVTGVPGATADREDPGIQLSLGLLALRTGCPVKLAATREESFLSHAHRHPTLLRYRHHADADGKLVKVEAQILMDAGAYADTSADALAAAVSFSCGPYVVPHAVVDGWAVRTNNPPSGHVRGEGAMQVCAAYEGQMDKLAARLGLEPDEIRLRNVMATGDLLPTGQTVTCPAPVAELLHAVKEAPLPELPKDAPEAEWLLPGGPEGAGEPGAVRRGVGYGLGMVHMLGAEGADEVSTATVKVSGSVATVICAAVETGSGFSTLARQIVQETLGIEEVHVAGVDTDQPPAGPACHGRHTWVSGGAVERAAKMVRTQLLQPLAHKFGMSTELLQINDGKITSYDGVLSTTVSEALDGKELWATAQCRPHPTEPLDEGGQGDAFVGLAFCAIRCVADVDIELGTIRVVEMTVAQDVGRVLNPRQLRARIEAGVTQGMGAALMENLRTTRGQVRHPDLTGYALPTALDAPEIRIVKLVEERDVVAPFGAKPASAVPVVTAPAAVASAVRAATGRPIGRLPIRPQAAVAQVVQQ